From the Candidatus Zixiibacteriota bacterium genome, the window GACGGTTTCTTTGTGCTGGAACCGCAGATGGACATGACGCTGAGTTTTTCGCGAAATGTGCGTTTGAGCCTCGGCGCCAGTTATCGATTCATTGATGATCTTGAGAGCGTGCGTTATTCCGTGGACGATTTGGAGGGGCCGAGTTTCAATCTGACCCTGGGACTTGGGCGGTTTTAGTTCGACCGGGACCGGAGCGACGCCATATATCTGATTGACAGCGGGAGTCGGGAGTGTCTATAATGGGGCACTCTCTAAAAAGGAGAAGTTGAGAATATGGCGTCGGTTAACAAAGCGATTTTGATTGGCAATCTGGGCAAGGACCCAGATCTGCGGTATACGCCCTCCGGTGTGGCGGTGTGCACTTTTTCCATCGCGACGACGGAAAAGTGGAAGGACAAGAACACCAACGAAATGAAAGAGACGACCACCTGGCACAATATTGTGTTATGGCGGCGGCAGGCGGAGATCGCCAAAGAGTATCTTCAGAAAGGCTCCCCGGTTTACATCGAGGGGCGGATTCAGACCCGGAGCTACGACGACAAGGAAGGCAACAAAAAGTGGATCACAGAAATCGTCGGTGACCGACTGCAGTTGCTGGGACGCCGCGGTGAGGCGCCCGAGCCGAGTAGCGCGCCGGGACCGGAGGCTCAAGAAGCACCGCCGCTGACGGAAGAGGATGACGACCTCCCGTTCTAAATTCAACCGCATGATCAGGAATCTGACCGGGGTGGGGATTTTTGTCCTCACCCTGTTTCTTTACCTGCTGACACGATATCCGAGTGTGGCGTATATCGACTCCGGGGAGTTGGCTGTCGTCAACGGGACGCTCGGAATTGCGCACCCGACGGGCTATCCGCTGTACACGATTCTGGGGCGACTATTCGCCTTGCTGCCGCTGGAGTTGATGACGACGCAGG encodes:
- a CDS encoding single-stranded DNA-binding protein; this translates as MASVNKAILIGNLGKDPDLRYTPSGVAVCTFSIATTEKWKDKNTNEMKETTTWHNIVLWRRQAEIAKEYLQKGSPVYIEGRIQTRSYDDKEGNKKWITEIVGDRLQLLGRRGEAPEPSSAPGPEAQEAPPLTEEDDDLPF